The segment GGGGTTCCCAGCTTAGTAGAGCCCTTTTCCAGAATGCTAAAACAAAAAGGAACTCAATGGCACAGCATTGCAAGGAGACCACAGACAACCCATGGCTTCTTTGACATGGCCTCACTTAATTCTCTGGTTACTGATTCTTCGGCAGCCTCATCTTCATGGGGAAGTGGTTCCCGGGTAAATAATAGAGCAGTCAATACACTACCAGACGGCACCAAACTCAAACCAATTGGTCATATTGCCAAGGAAGCTGGGTACCGAGTTGGTCTGGTCACCACAACCCGTCTCACACACGCCACGCCCGCAGGATTCTTATCTTCGACTCCACACCGAAATAGGGAAGATGAAATAGCAACTCAATACCTAGGATACGGAGATGTTCTCATGGGGGGAGGACTACGCCATTTTGATGGTTCCAAACGAAAAGATAATCTTGATCTTACAAGCAAATACAAGCAGCAAGGTTTTCAAGTTATAAAAAATAGAAATGAATTAAAAAATCTCAACCAAAACCAAGTTCTTGGACTTTTTTCTAATAGCCACCTCCCCTACTCACTGGATTTACTACAATCTGAAAAGCAACAAAGCCAGGTGCCTACTCTTGCAGAAATGACTCAAGCGGCGCTTAAAATATTGGCATCCAAGCCTTTCTTATTACAAATTGAAGCAGGACGAGTGGACCATGCCGCGCATGCCAATGACGCGGCAGCTCTGTTACATGAGCAACTCGCTTTTGATGATGCCATCGAAGTAGCTAAACACTTCGCTGATGAGCGCAATGACACATTAGTGGTGATAACCACTGACCACGGAAATGCTAATCCAGGCCTTAACGGCTATGGTGATGGTTATACTCAAACCAACTCTCATTTTGAAAGGATTCTAAAGATTAAAGAATCCTTTGCAATGATGCAGCAGGATCTCAAGACTATCTTTAAAGCTAAAGGCGTCGTTCCCAAAACCGAAGTTTTGGATAGAGTTCTTACGGGCTCTTCTATAGAGCTATCCTCCATTGAAGCGGGCAAGCTGGCTGACACTTTTCAAATACAGCTCCAAGTCAACCAATTTGATTGGAATCAGCAGCATGGTAATTTTACTGGTCTTCTAGGGCAAATGCTAGGCAACCATGTTGGTATTCAGTGGACTGGAGCCACTCACACAGCGGACTTGGCTCCACTCATGGCTATTGGTCCTGGTAGGGAGCGTTTTAACGGACTACTTCGCAATACTGAAGCATTCAAAATTCTTAGCCAGTTCATGGGATCTAATTATAGAAATCCCCGCAGCACTCAATAAAATGCCTCGCTTTAGAGCGAGGCATTTCATAAGATAAATATAAATAGTTAATACTGGAAACCTTTGATGCCCCAGAAATAAACGCCTTAGTAGCGATAATGCTCAGGCTTGTAGGGTCCATCAACCGGAACACCAATATAATCTGCCTGCTTTTCGCTAAGACGTGTAAGTTTGACTCCAATTTTATCTAAGTGCAGACGAGCCACTTCCTCATCGAGCTCTTTTGATAAACGAGTTACTGCAGGCTTGCTGTCCTCACGATTAGTCCAAAGGTCCATTTGCGCTAAAACTTGGTTTGTAAAAGAATTAGACATCACAAAACTAGGGTGTCCAGTTGCACAACCCAAGTTAACCAAACGACCTTTAGCAAGCATGTAAATAGCATTCCCACCCGGGAAGGTATATTTATCAACAGCGCCGTCTTCCTCGGGCTTGATCACAGTCATTTCAACCCCTTTCATCTCATTGAGAGCATCTACTTCAATCTCATTATCAAAATGTCCGATGTTACAAACAATCGCTTGATCTTTCATCTTAGACATGTGATCCGCTGTAATTATACCATAATTACCCGTTGTGGTTACGTAAACATCTGCTTCACCAAGGGTATCTTCAACCGTTGTTACTTCAAACCCTTCCATAGCCGCTTGTAAGGCACAGATCGGATCAATTTCCGTAACAATAACTCGAGCTCCGAAACCTCTCATAGAATGAGCACACCCTTTTCCGACATCTCCGTATCCACATACAACGACCACTTTACCAGCAACCATTACATCTGTCGCACGTTTGATACCGTCTGCCAAAGACTCGCGGCATCCATAAAGATTATCAAACTTAGACTTAGTCACCGAATCATTGACATTAATCGCCGGGAATAGAAGCTTATCCTCCTCCAGCATTTTATAGAGACGGTGAACGCCAGTGGTTGTCTCTTCAGAAACACCTTTAAGCTCAGGAACGATGCCGGTCCAGTAGCTAGAAGTTTCCGCATGGATTTTTTTGAGCAAATCTTTAATCACTTGTTCTTCGTGGCTACCTGACTCAGAACTGACCCAATCACTACCTTGTTCTAATTCATAACCTTTGTGAACCAATAGAGTAGCGTCACCACCATCATCTACAATCAACTGAGGCCCCTTCCCTCCTGGGAAAGCAAGGGCTTGTTGGGTACACCACCAATATTCCTCTAAAGTCTCACCTTTCCAAGCGAAAACAGGAATACCGGCTGCTGCTATTGCTGCTGCTGCGTGATCTTGAGTTGAAAAAATATTACAGCTTGCCCAACGAACATCTGCTCCCAATTCAACTAGCGTCTCGATCAAAATGGCTGTTTGGACGGTCATGTGTAAAGAACCGGTGATGCGAACGTCCTTAAGAGGCTTCTCTTGACCATACTTTTCCCGTAAAGCGATGAGGCCAGGCATCTCGTGTTCTGAGATTTCAATTTCCTTGCGCCCAAACTCAGCTAGACTTATATCTGCGACTTTGTAATCTAATTTTGCTGCTTCTTCTGTTGCTACACTCATGTTGGTTTCTCCTTTTCGTATTGATTGGTTTAAGTTTATTTTAGCCCGCATACTGCGCGTAACGACTTGACTTTATCTACGTTTTCCCATGGAACTTGGACAAGACCGCTTTTATGCCCAAAGTGCCCATAATTGGTTGTATGACTATATATCGGACGCAAAAGTTTAAGTTGAGAAACAATATCTGCTGGCTTAAAACTAAATACCTTATTGACTGCACTTAATAT is part of the Verrucomicrobiota bacterium genome and harbors:
- a CDS encoding alkaline phosphatase, with product MSRRKLLGLTTSGAALAAAPFISCSQRKTDIPSNIIFMVADGMSLGVPSLVEPFSRMLKQKGTQWHSIARRPQTTHGFFDMASLNSLVTDSSAASSSWGSGSRVNNRAVNTLPDGTKLKPIGHIAKEAGYRVGLVTTTRLTHATPAGFLSSTPHRNREDEIATQYLGYGDVLMGGGLRHFDGSKRKDNLDLTSKYKQQGFQVIKNRNELKNLNQNQVLGLFSNSHLPYSLDLLQSEKQQSQVPTLAEMTQAALKILASKPFLLQIEAGRVDHAAHANDAAALLHEQLAFDDAIEVAKHFADERNDTLVVITTDHGNANPGLNGYGDGYTQTNSHFERILKIKESFAMMQQDLKTIFKAKGVVPKTEVLDRVLTGSSIELSSIEAGKLADTFQIQLQVNQFDWNQQHGNFTGLLGQMLGNHVGIQWTGATHTADLAPLMAIGPGRERFNGLLRNTEAFKILSQFMGSNYRNPRSTQ
- the ahcY gene encoding adenosylhomocysteinase; protein product: MSVATEEAAKLDYKVADISLAEFGRKEIEISEHEMPGLIALREKYGQEKPLKDVRITGSLHMTVQTAILIETLVELGADVRWASCNIFSTQDHAAAAIAAAGIPVFAWKGETLEEYWWCTQQALAFPGGKGPQLIVDDGGDATLLVHKGYELEQGSDWVSSESGSHEEQVIKDLLKKIHAETSSYWTGIVPELKGVSEETTTGVHRLYKMLEEDKLLFPAINVNDSVTKSKFDNLYGCRESLADGIKRATDVMVAGKVVVVCGYGDVGKGCAHSMRGFGARVIVTEIDPICALQAAMEGFEVTTVEDTLGEADVYVTTTGNYGIITADHMSKMKDQAIVCNIGHFDNEIEVDALNEMKGVEMTVIKPEEDGAVDKYTFPGGNAIYMLAKGRLVNLGCATGHPSFVMSNSFTNQVLAQMDLWTNREDSKPAVTRLSKELDEEVARLHLDKIGVKLTRLSEKQADYIGVPVDGPYKPEHYRY